In Streptomyces sp. NBC_00878, a single window of DNA contains:
- a CDS encoding Cmx/CmrA family chloramphenicol efflux MFS transporter, which translates to MPFGLYLLGLAVFAQGTSEFMLAGLVPDIAPELGVSVPAAGSLTSAFAVGMVVGAPLMAVLARRWSRRAALLGFLSVFLVVHVVGAVTDSFAVLLVTRVVGALANAGFLAVAVVTAVAMVDADAKGRAMSVLLGGVTVACVAGVPGGAVLGQLWGWRAAFWAVVVLSVPALFAIVRSVPGGVPEAARVSVRSEVRALRAPRLQVALLLGALVNGGTFCTFTYLAPLITSVTRLGEAWVPLVLALFGCGSFVGAAVAGRIADTRPGQVLVVGGMTLFLGWGLLGLTAGNPVAAVVLAFVQGVLSFGIGSTLISRVLYEAADAPTLAGGFATAAFNVGGALGPWLGGLALGAGLGYRSPVWVSLVLVGLALVAGGAARRNRALTAPAARSA; encoded by the coding sequence ATGCCGTTTGGGCTGTATCTGTTGGGGCTCGCTGTCTTCGCTCAGGGGACTTCTGAGTTCATGTTGGCCGGGCTGGTGCCCGACATCGCACCGGAGTTGGGGGTGTCCGTACCGGCGGCCGGGTCGCTGACCTCGGCGTTCGCCGTGGGAATGGTCGTGGGGGCGCCGCTCATGGCCGTGCTGGCACGGCGCTGGTCCCGGCGTGCCGCGCTGCTGGGTTTTCTGAGCGTCTTCCTGGTGGTTCATGTCGTCGGCGCGGTCACCGACAGCTTCGCCGTGCTGTTGGTGACCCGTGTCGTGGGCGCACTCGCCAACGCCGGGTTTCTCGCGGTCGCCGTGGTGACGGCCGTGGCGATGGTCGACGCCGACGCGAAGGGGCGGGCCATGTCCGTGCTGCTCGGCGGGGTCACCGTCGCCTGTGTGGCGGGAGTGCCGGGCGGTGCCGTCCTCGGGCAGCTGTGGGGATGGCGGGCCGCCTTCTGGGCCGTCGTCGTACTGTCCGTGCCCGCCCTCTTCGCGATCGTGCGGTCCGTGCCGGGCGGGGTGCCCGAGGCCGCTCGCGTGAGTGTGCGGAGCGAGGTGCGGGCCCTTCGCGCACCCCGGCTTCAAGTGGCTCTGCTTCTCGGGGCGTTGGTGAACGGCGGCACCTTCTGCACCTTCACCTATCTCGCGCCGCTCATCACCTCCGTCACCCGGCTGGGAGAAGCGTGGGTGCCCCTCGTGCTCGCGCTCTTCGGGTGCGGGTCGTTCGTCGGGGCCGCCGTCGCCGGGCGGATCGCCGACACCCGGCCCGGCCAGGTCCTCGTCGTGGGCGGCATGACGCTGTTCCTCGGGTGGGGCCTCCTCGGGCTGACTGCCGGGAATCCGGTGGCGGCGGTCGTACTCGCCTTCGTCCAGGGCGTGTTGTCGTTCGGCATCGGGTCCACGCTGATCTCCCGCGTGCTGTACGAGGCTGCCGACGCGCCGACCCTGGCAGGCGGTTTCGCCACGGCCGCGTTCAACGTGGGCGGGGCGCTCGGGCCCTGGCTGGGCGGGCTCGCGCTCGGGGCGGGGCTGGGGTACCGCTCGCCGGTGTGGGTGAGCTTGGTGCTGGTGGGGCTCGCCCTCGTGGCGGGAGGCGCCGCGCGACGGAACAGGGCCCTCACGGCTCCGGCCGCACGGTCCGCATAA
- a CDS encoding DUF397 domain-containing protein, with product MQWLKSSFSEASGNNCVEVAATEDGISLRESESPTKVLSTGPEVLSTLLRSVKSGPPELWSE from the coding sequence TTGCAATGGCTCAAGTCGTCCTTCTCTGAGGCCTCCGGCAACAACTGCGTCGAAGTCGCCGCCACCGAAGACGGCATATCCCTCCGCGAGAGCGAGAGCCCGACCAAGGTTCTGTCCACCGGTCCAGAAGTACTGAGCACGCTCCTTCGCAGTGTGAAGTCGGGACCGCCTGAGCTCTGGTCCGAGTGA
- a CDS encoding YdeI family protein: protein MDETSANSETSAAFEFSVSSETSGTPDGPDAPGVALEAPDTFGGLEIRTFPDAEHLDAWISARSGLRGGVWLKVAKKGSGLPSVTVAEALDVALCHGWIDGQRRRLDESYFLQKYTPRRPGSLWSMVNVRKVEALTEAGRMRPAGLAEVAAAKADGRWEAAYESQRNATVPDDLAAALDRSPRAKTCFEGLGRTGRYQVILGLLTARTPEVRAARLDKAIARLEKAIAHLESGRQSR from the coding sequence ATGGACGAGACTTCCGCGAACTCCGAGACCTCCGCAGCCTTCGAGTTCTCCGTATCCTCCGAGACCTCTGGCACTCCCGATGGGCCCGACGCCCCTGGCGTTGCCCTTGAAGCTCCCGACACCTTCGGCGGCTTGGAGATCAGGACCTTTCCCGACGCGGAGCACCTCGACGCCTGGATATCCGCCCGTTCCGGTCTCCGTGGTGGCGTCTGGCTGAAGGTCGCCAAGAAGGGATCCGGTCTGCCCTCGGTCACCGTGGCGGAGGCCCTCGACGTGGCCCTCTGCCACGGCTGGATCGACGGTCAGCGGCGGCGCCTCGACGAGTCGTACTTTCTGCAGAAGTACACCCCGCGCAGGCCGGGCAGCCTCTGGTCGATGGTCAACGTGCGCAAGGTCGAGGCCCTCACCGAGGCCGGCCGGATGCGGCCCGCGGGGCTCGCGGAGGTCGCTGCGGCGAAGGCGGACGGCCGGTGGGAGGCGGCGTACGAGTCCCAGCGGAACGCCACGGTCCCGGACGACCTGGCCGCCGCTCTGGACCGCAGCCCCCGCGCGAAGACCTGCTTCGAGGGGCTCGGCAGGACTGGCCGGTACCAGGTCATCCTGGGCCTGTTGACGGCGAGGACCCCGGAGGTCAGGGCGGCCCGGCTGGACAAGGCGATCGCCCGGCTGGAGAAGGCGATCGCGCATCTGGAGTCGGGCCGACAGTCGCGGTGA
- a CDS encoding ATP-binding protein, protein MNTEQSHNQDQTQHQNQHQNRNLGPTSYLLPALDPLSGIPHPPPLSFTAPWCYELCFPCDPRGPGIARVTLRAVLDAHGLAQLVDRAELLASELATNSVRHTKGPASVRLQWLCPVLRVSVWDMSPDLPPAPGSRRTDVAAHAEDGRGLLILDTVADRWGGCAIGEGKFGPGGKTIWFELSLPAVPPPVDSTLAA, encoded by the coding sequence GTGAACACCGAACAGAGCCACAACCAGGACCAGACCCAGCACCAAAACCAGCATCAGAACCGCAACCTCGGCCCAACCTCCTACCTCCTCCCCGCCCTCGATCCACTCTCAGGCATCCCCCACCCGCCACCCCTCTCCTTCACCGCTCCCTGGTGCTACGAGCTGTGCTTCCCCTGCGACCCCCGAGGGCCGGGCATCGCCCGCGTCACGCTCCGGGCCGTCCTCGACGCGCACGGCCTCGCCCAGCTCGTGGACCGCGCGGAACTGCTTGCCTCCGAGCTCGCCACCAACTCTGTACGGCACACGAAGGGCCCCGCGTCTGTACGGCTCCAGTGGCTGTGCCCCGTACTGCGGGTCAGTGTCTGGGACATGAGCCCCGACCTGCCTCCGGCGCCAGGCTCCCGGCGGACGGACGTCGCAGCGCACGCGGAGGACGGACGCGGGCTTCTCATTCTCGACACGGTGGCCGACAGGTGGGGCGGGTGCGCCATAGGGGAAGGGAAGTTCGGGCCCGGTGGCAAGACGATCTGGTTCGAGCTGAGCCTTCCCGCCGTGCCACCGCCGGTGGACTCCACGCTCGCCGCTTGA
- a CDS encoding acyl-CoA carboxylase subunit beta has protein sequence MTVLDETGPSAGEPTDARGRVAELHAIRAEALRGPSEKATAAQHAKGKLTSRERIELLLDAGSFNEVEQLRRHRATGFGLEAKKPYTDGVVTGWGTVEGRTVFVYAHDFRIFGGALGEAHATKIHKIMDMAIAAGAPLVSLNDGAGARIQEGVSALAGYGGIFQRNTRASGVIPQISVMLGPCAGGAAYSPALTDFVFMVRETSQMFITGPDVVKAVTGEEITQNGLGGADVHAETSGVAHFAYDDEETCIAEVRYLLSMLPQNNRENPPVTHPEDASDRRSDVLLDLVPADGNRPYDMTKVIEELVDDGDYLEIHERWARNIICALARLGGQVVGIVANQPQSLAGVLDIEASEKAARFVQMCDAFNIPIITLLDVPGFLPGVDQEHGGIIRHGAKLLYAYCNATVPRISLILRKAYGGAYIVMDSQSIGADLTYAWPTNEIAVMGAEGAANVIFRRQIAEAEDPEAMRVRMVKEYKSELMHPYYAAERGLVDDVIDPAETREVLIRSLAMLRTKHADLPSRKHGNPPQ, from the coding sequence ATGACCGTTTTGGACGAGACCGGGCCTTCGGCCGGCGAACCCACCGACGCCCGCGGGCGTGTGGCCGAGCTGCACGCGATCCGCGCGGAGGCCCTGCGGGGTCCCAGTGAGAAGGCGACGGCGGCGCAGCACGCCAAGGGCAAGCTGACTTCGCGGGAGCGGATCGAGCTTCTGCTGGACGCCGGTTCGTTCAACGAGGTCGAGCAGTTGCGCCGCCACCGGGCGACCGGGTTCGGGCTGGAGGCGAAGAAGCCGTACACGGACGGTGTGGTCACCGGCTGGGGCACGGTGGAGGGCCGCACGGTCTTCGTGTACGCGCACGACTTCCGGATCTTCGGCGGTGCGCTGGGCGAGGCGCATGCCACGAAGATCCACAAGATCATGGACATGGCCATCGCGGCCGGTGCGCCGCTGGTCTCGCTGAACGACGGTGCGGGGGCCCGTATCCAGGAGGGTGTCAGCGCGCTCGCGGGCTACGGCGGCATCTTCCAGCGCAACACCCGCGCCTCCGGCGTCATCCCCCAGATCTCCGTGATGCTCGGCCCGTGCGCGGGCGGCGCGGCCTACAGCCCCGCCCTGACCGACTTCGTCTTCATGGTCCGTGAGACCTCGCAGATGTTCATCACCGGCCCGGACGTGGTCAAGGCGGTCACCGGCGAGGAGATCACCCAGAACGGTCTGGGCGGCGCGGACGTGCACGCCGAGACCTCCGGCGTGGCGCACTTCGCCTACGACGACGAGGAGACCTGCATCGCGGAGGTGCGCTACCTCCTGTCGATGCTGCCGCAGAACAACCGCGAGAACCCCCCGGTCACCCACCCCGAGGACGCCTCGGACCGCCGCTCGGACGTGCTCCTCGACCTGGTCCCGGCGGACGGCAACCGGCCGTACGACATGACGAAGGTCATCGAGGAGCTCGTCGACGACGGCGACTACCTGGAGATCCACGAGCGCTGGGCCCGCAACATCATCTGCGCCCTGGCCCGCCTCGGCGGCCAGGTGGTCGGCATCGTCGCCAACCAGCCGCAGAGCCTGGCCGGGGTGCTGGACATCGAGGCGTCGGAGAAAGCTGCGCGTTTCGTCCAGATGTGCGACGCTTTCAACATCCCGATCATCACGCTGCTGGATGTTCCCGGGTTCCTCCCGGGTGTCGACCAGGAGCACGGCGGCATCATCCGGCACGGCGCGAAGCTTCTGTACGCCTACTGCAACGCGACCGTGCCGCGGATCTCGCTGATCCTCAGGAAGGCGTACGGCGGCGCGTACATCGTGATGGACAGCCAGTCCATCGGCGCGGACCTTACGTACGCGTGGCCCACCAACGAGATCGCCGTGATGGGTGCCGAGGGCGCCGCGAACGTCATCTTCCGCCGCCAGATCGCGGAGGCCGAGGACCCCGAGGCGATGCGCGTGCGCATGGTCAAGGAGTACAAGTCCGAGCTGATGCACCCCTACTACGCGGCCGAGCGCGGCCTGGTCGACGACGTCATCGACCCCGCCGAAACCCGCGAGGTCCTCATCAGGTCCCTCGCCATGCTCCGCACCAAGCACGCCGACCTGCCCTCCCGCAAGCACGGAAATCCGCCGCAGTAG
- a CDS encoding acyl-CoA carboxylase subunit epsilon codes for MDIPDIRVEKGHAEPEEVAAITAILLARAAAAPAAAPAHRGRPKAGWRRLERTPGFRAPHSWQG; via the coding sequence ATGGACATCCCTGATATTCGCGTCGAGAAGGGCCACGCCGAGCCCGAGGAAGTCGCCGCCATCACGGCCATCCTCCTGGCCCGCGCCGCCGCTGCCCCGGCGGCGGCCCCGGCCCACCGAGGCCGCCCGAAGGCCGGCTGGCGCCGCCTGGAGCGCACCCCGGGCTTCCGCGCCCCGCACTCCTGGCAGGGCTGA
- a CDS encoding N-acetyltransferase translates to MTWLPADFAHPLRVDVPGGHHLRPITGGDAAIDYPAVMGSRERLWSIFGEAWGWPAATITYEANRADLERHEAEIAAHKSFNYVLFDEAESAEYGCVYIDLPDKAGADAEISWWVVDERVGTDLERDLDALVPRWIGEAWPFEQPRFIGRDLSWKQWLALPDLSD, encoded by the coding sequence ATGACCTGGCTGCCCGCTGACTTCGCCCATCCGCTGCGCGTCGACGTGCCCGGCGGGCACCATCTGCGGCCGATCACCGGGGGCGACGCCGCGATCGACTACCCGGCGGTGATGGGGTCGCGGGAGCGGTTGTGGTCCATCTTCGGGGAGGCCTGGGGATGGCCCGCCGCCACGATCACGTACGAGGCGAACCGGGCGGACCTGGAGCGGCACGAGGCCGAGATCGCCGCTCACAAGTCCTTCAACTACGTACTGTTCGACGAGGCGGAGAGCGCCGAGTACGGGTGCGTCTACATCGACCTGCCGGATAAGGCCGGTGCCGATGCCGAGATCTCCTGGTGGGTCGTCGACGAGCGAGTGGGGACCGATCTGGAGCGGGACCTCGACGCGCTCGTGCCGCGGTGGATCGGTGAGGCGTGGCCCTTCGAACAGCCGCGTTTCATCGGCCGGGACCTGTCCTGGAAGCAGTGGCTGGCACTGCCGGATCTGTCCGACTGA
- a CDS encoding polysaccharide lyase 8 family protein, with the protein MTPTRRTFLMAAALTASPALMPAPSAHAARPSAPAPSGDEYAVRDDEYDALRLRWLEIALGTGYDPAAEPYATRLAETGELARGFRRTMAPTATSLWPGYAYDPPTGITQSYSRLWTMTQAYVQEGTGSTGDAGLRADILRGLDHVSATVYNPSTTRYGNWWEWQIGSPRLLMDTVAALHGELTDARVAAACAAVDHFIPDSMLRDYSGTSTGANRVDLCRSVALRGILGRAPEKLALARDALSPVFPYVTKGDGLYADGSFVQHTWVAYSGTYGQVLLDGLGRLFALLAGSSWEVTDAGRQIILDSVEGAYAPLIHDGLMMDSVNGRAISRGYLKIDDRHIMRSDHFHGQALIAAIVLLAQGASAAERERWHASVKGWIERDTVTPLLTAPQFGVADLARLHAVADSAVEAAPEPVGHRLFAAMDRAVHRRPGFTANIAMASDRIAHYECGNGENPRGWHTGAGTLYWWAGGPGGRSGRADQYTDWYWPTVDWYRLPGTTVSTKRLADRAGGEWGEPKPAVRWVGGATDGEFAAVGQHLKGLGSTLEARKSWFCLADTIVCLGAGITATDGVPVETVVDNRNLGEGGTQTLVRGPGWAHLEGHGGWVVLDRSALHTLREDRTGAWSDINTTSTTERRTRRWQTLWLDHGTDPVDATYAYAVLPGASRRTVAAHASAVRAADPRRGPVILANDTTCQAVSVPSLGLTAANFWRAGTAGPLTASAPASVLVRRRGRTATLSVSEPSRTGEALEIVWDHPVRGVVRADPAVEVLAAGRRLRVRVTPGMACATHECEVTLS; encoded by the coding sequence ATGACCCCCACCCGCCGTACGTTCCTCATGGCAGCGGCGCTCACGGCGAGCCCGGCACTCATGCCCGCCCCTTCCGCGCATGCGGCCCGTCCTTCCGCGCCTGCCCCCAGCGGCGACGAGTACGCAGTCCGCGACGACGAGTACGACGCCCTCCGTCTCCGCTGGCTGGAGATCGCCCTCGGTACCGGCTACGACCCGGCCGCCGAGCCGTACGCCACCCGCCTCGCCGAGACCGGCGAACTGGCCCGCGGTTTCCGGCGGACCATGGCCCCGACCGCCACCTCCCTATGGCCGGGCTACGCCTACGACCCGCCGACCGGAATCACCCAGAGCTACAGCCGGCTGTGGACGATGACGCAGGCGTACGTCCAGGAGGGCACCGGCTCCACCGGCGACGCGGGTCTGCGGGCCGACATCCTCCGCGGCCTCGACCACGTCTCCGCCACCGTCTACAACCCCTCCACCACCCGCTACGGCAACTGGTGGGAGTGGCAGATCGGCAGCCCCCGCCTCCTCATGGACACCGTGGCCGCCCTCCACGGCGAGCTCACCGACGCCCGGGTCGCCGCCGCCTGCGCCGCCGTCGACCACTTCATCCCCGACTCCATGCTCCGCGACTACTCGGGCACCTCGACCGGCGCCAACCGCGTCGACCTGTGCCGCTCCGTCGCCCTGCGCGGCATCCTCGGCCGCGCCCCCGAGAAGCTCGCACTCGCCCGCGACGCGCTCTCGCCGGTCTTCCCGTACGTCACGAAGGGGGACGGGCTGTACGCCGACGGGTCGTTCGTCCAGCACACCTGGGTCGCGTACTCGGGCACGTACGGGCAGGTCCTGCTCGACGGGCTCGGGCGCCTCTTCGCGCTGCTGGCCGGTTCGTCGTGGGAGGTGACCGACGCCGGCCGGCAGATCATCCTCGACAGCGTGGAAGGTGCCTACGCGCCCCTGATCCACGACGGGTTGATGATGGACAGCGTCAACGGCCGTGCCATCAGCCGCGGTTACCTCAAGATCGACGACCGCCACATCATGCGCAGTGACCACTTCCACGGGCAGGCACTGATCGCCGCCATCGTGCTCCTCGCCCAGGGCGCGAGCGCGGCGGAGCGCGAGCGCTGGCACGCGAGCGTCAAGGGCTGGATCGAACGGGACACGGTCACCCCGCTTCTGACGGCTCCTCAGTTCGGTGTCGCCGACCTGGCACGGCTGCACGCGGTCGCGGACTCGGCGGTCGAGGCCGCGCCCGAGCCGGTCGGCCACCGCCTCTTCGCCGCCATGGACCGTGCCGTCCACCGCCGCCCCGGCTTCACCGCGAACATCGCCATGGCGAGCGACCGGATCGCGCACTACGAGTGCGGCAACGGCGAGAACCCGCGCGGCTGGCACACAGGCGCCGGAACGCTCTACTGGTGGGCCGGTGGTCCGGGTGGTCGGAGTGGCCGGGCCGATCAGTACACCGACTGGTACTGGCCGACCGTCGACTGGTACCGGCTGCCCGGCACGACGGTGTCCACCAAGCGGCTCGCGGACCGGGCGGGCGGCGAGTGGGGCGAGCCCAAGCCCGCCGTGCGCTGGGTCGGGGGCGCGACGGACGGGGAGTTCGCGGCGGTCGGACAGCACCTGAAGGGGCTCGGGTCGACCCTGGAGGCCCGCAAGTCCTGGTTCTGCCTCGCGGACACGATCGTCTGCCTGGGCGCCGGGATCACGGCCACCGACGGCGTCCCGGTCGAGACGGTCGTCGACAACCGCAACCTGGGGGAGGGCGGCACCCAGACCCTCGTACGAGGTCCCGGGTGGGCCCACCTCGAAGGGCACGGCGGCTGGGTGGTCCTGGACCGGTCCGCCCTGCACACCCTCCGCGAGGACCGCACCGGCGCCTGGTCCGACATCAACACCACCAGCACCACCGAACGCCGGACCCGCCGCTGGCAGACCCTCTGGCTGGACCACGGCACGGACCCGGTGGACGCCACGTACGCGTACGCCGTCCTGCCCGGCGCCTCACGCCGCACGGTCGCCGCCCACGCGTCGGCCGTCCGCGCGGCCGACCCGCGCCGAGGCCCGGTGATCCTGGCCAACGACACCACCTGTCAGGCTGTGTCCGTGCCCTCCCTCGGGCTGACCGCCGCCAACTTCTGGCGGGCGGGCACGGCGGGCCCGCTCACCGCCTCGGCCCCCGCGAGCGTGCTCGTACGCCGTCGGGGCCGCACCGCCACCCTCTCCGTGAGCGAACCGTCGCGCACTGGCGAGGCCCTGGAGATCGTCTGGGACCACCCCGTACGCGGGGTCGTACGCGCCGATCCGGCCGTCGAGGTGCTCGCCGCCGGGCGCCGTCTGAGGGTGCGTGTCACTCCGGGGATGGCATGCGCCACGCACGAATGTGAGGTGACTCTCAGCTGA
- a CDS encoding acyl-CoA carboxylase epsilon subunit, with protein sequence MDIPDICVEKGHAEPEEAVAVTAILLAHAAAAPADAPARRGCAKAGWRRLERESGFRAPHSWH encoded by the coding sequence ATGGACATTCCTGATATCTGCGTCGAGAAGGGCCACGCCGAGCCCGAAGAAGCGGTCGCCGTCACGGCGATCCTCCTCGCTCATGCGGCCGCCGCGCCCGCGGACGCTCCGGCCCGCCGGGGCTGCGCGAAGGCCGGCTGGCGCCGGCTGGAGCGGGAGTCCGGGTTTAGGGCGCCGCACAGCTGGCACTGA
- a CDS encoding isocitrate lyase/phosphoenolpyruvate mutase family protein, producing MNSDSRERAERFVELHREGCFLLPNAWDVGSARILESAGFPAVATTSAGVAFSLGRPDHDFFAEQAPEDRVDRETMMGRVREIADELTVPVSADLEDGYGEAPETVATTISMTLKAGAAGGNIEDFTGDRARPLYDEALAVDRIRAARAAIDTGGEPFVLVGRTDVLLVDGSLDECVRRANAYLAAGADCAFVPGAADAATIGTLVRELDGPLNVVMGLTGNALSLDDLRALGVRRVTVGGSIARAMYGHLLRAARELADQGTFSYADDQLSQTDLNELFRPGPQRH from the coding sequence GTGAACAGCGACAGCCGAGAACGAGCGGAACGCTTCGTCGAGTTGCACCGGGAGGGCTGCTTCCTGCTCCCCAACGCGTGGGACGTGGGCAGCGCGCGCATCCTGGAGTCGGCCGGCTTCCCCGCCGTGGCGACCACGAGCGCGGGTGTCGCGTTCTCCCTCGGACGCCCGGACCACGACTTCTTCGCGGAGCAGGCCCCGGAGGACCGCGTCGACCGCGAGACGATGATGGGCCGGGTCCGTGAGATCGCCGACGAGCTCACGGTGCCGGTGAGCGCGGACCTCGAAGACGGGTACGGCGAAGCGCCCGAGACCGTGGCGACCACGATCTCGATGACCCTCAAGGCCGGAGCCGCGGGCGGCAACATCGAGGACTTCACCGGCGACCGCGCCCGGCCGCTCTACGACGAGGCGCTCGCGGTGGACCGTATCCGCGCGGCCCGGGCCGCCATCGACACCGGCGGCGAACCGTTCGTCCTGGTCGGCCGGACCGATGTACTGCTGGTCGACGGTTCGCTCGACGAGTGCGTTCGGCGGGCCAACGCGTATCTGGCGGCCGGCGCGGACTGCGCGTTCGTGCCGGGTGCCGCCGACGCCGCGACCATCGGCACGCTGGTGCGCGAACTCGACGGCCCGCTCAACGTGGTCATGGGCCTCACCGGCAACGCGCTGTCGCTGGACGACCTGCGCGCACTCGGCGTACGGCGGGTCACCGTCGGCGGCAGCATCGCCCGCGCGATGTACGGTCACCTGCTGCGCGCCGCGCGGGAGCTGGCCGACCAGGGCACGTTCTCGTACGCGGACGACCAGCTGAGCCAGACGGACCTCAACGAGCTCTTCCGGCCCGGGCCCCAGCGGCACTGA
- a CDS encoding YceI family protein, with protein MGLFGRKDDTATTTAPAGVNPDLAALTGDYTIDPSHTTIGFVARHAMVTNVKGGFQDFTGSLHLDGADPSQSTASLDVKMESIDTGSADRDGHLKSADFFKTDEFPTMTFRSTKAEALGGDDYRITGDLTILGTTQQLAIDLEFNGSAKDPFGNERVGFEGKAEILRSEWGLTWNAALETGGVLVSDKIKLNFDISAIKNAD; from the coding sequence ATGGGTCTCTTCGGCCGCAAGGACGACACCGCCACCACCACCGCGCCCGCCGGTGTGAACCCCGACCTGGCCGCCCTCACCGGCGACTACACGATCGACCCGTCCCACACGACGATCGGCTTCGTCGCCCGTCACGCCATGGTGACGAACGTCAAGGGCGGCTTCCAGGACTTCACCGGCAGCCTGCACCTCGACGGCGCCGACCCGTCGCAGTCGACGGCTTCCCTCGACGTCAAGATGGAGAGCATCGACACCGGTTCCGCCGACCGTGACGGTCACCTGAAGAGCGCTGACTTCTTCAAGACGGACGAGTTCCCGACGATGACGTTCCGCTCCACCAAGGCGGAGGCCCTCGGTGGCGACGACTACCGCATCACCGGTGACCTGACGATCCTCGGCACCACCCAGCAGCTCGCCATCGACCTGGAGTTCAACGGCTCCGCGAAGGACCCGTTCGGCAACGAGCGCGTCGGTTTCGAGGGCAAGGCGGAGATCCTGCGCTCCGAGTGGGGCCTCACCTGGAACGCGGCGCTGGAGACCGGCGGGGTGCTCGTCTCCGACAAGATCAAGCTGAACTTCGACATCTCGGCGATCAAGAACGCCGACTGA
- a CDS encoding helix-turn-helix transcriptional regulator: protein MAPRQTPTISQRRFGAELRRLREAVGLSAPRAAELLGTDRTTISNVEAGRFGISEQRLRRLASIYECDDPALIEALASMTGGRKAGWWNEYRGKVPPDFLDVAELEYAARSLRTLQTAHVPGMFQTEDHARAIFDLFIPALPRLEVELRIAQRLARHKVITKEPAIPYTGLIHEAALHMQVGGRLVAQTQLRHLLKESERDNVTLQVIPFSVGGFPMAGDSVLYASADSTHLDTVQVDSPIGAVFFESPTQLANFRRRLDAVEQVALNAQQSRDSILKIAQNL from the coding sequence ATGGCGCCACGTCAAACACCCACCATCAGCCAACGCCGCTTCGGGGCCGAACTGCGACGCCTTCGCGAGGCTGTCGGCCTGTCTGCACCACGAGCGGCCGAGCTGCTTGGTACCGACCGCACGACCATCTCGAACGTCGAAGCGGGTCGCTTCGGCATCAGCGAGCAACGCCTGCGGCGGCTGGCAAGCATCTACGAGTGCGACGATCCAGCACTGATCGAGGCTCTGGCCTCAATGACAGGGGGCCGCAAAGCGGGATGGTGGAACGAATACCGAGGCAAGGTACCGCCAGACTTCCTTGATGTCGCGGAACTGGAGTACGCCGCTCGCTCCCTGAGGACCCTTCAAACTGCCCATGTACCGGGCATGTTTCAGACCGAGGACCATGCCCGCGCCATTTTCGATCTCTTCATCCCCGCCCTGCCACGCCTCGAAGTAGAACTCCGCATCGCGCAACGACTCGCCCGCCATAAGGTGATCACAAAGGAACCTGCCATTCCGTACACGGGCCTGATCCATGAAGCCGCCCTGCACATGCAGGTGGGCGGACGCCTCGTGGCTCAGACCCAACTGCGTCACCTGCTCAAGGAGAGCGAACGCGACAACGTCACACTTCAGGTGATCCCGTTCAGCGTCGGCGGATTTCCCATGGCAGGCGACTCAGTTCTGTACGCCTCAGCCGACAGCACCCATCTGGACACCGTCCAGGTGGACTCACCGATCGGTGCCGTCTTCTTCGAGTCGCCCACTCAGCTGGCCAACTTCCGCCGACGTCTGGACGCAGTCGAACAGGTAGCGTTGAATGCGCAGCAATCGAGGGACTCCATCCTCAAAATCGCTCAAAACCTATAA